The Shewanella sp. NFH-SH190041 genome has a window encoding:
- the selA gene encoding L-seryl-tRNA(Sec) selenium transferase, with protein MTQAINTQQALYRALPAMDTLLLIPQVIGLSRQYGAAFVKNTLTGLLNQARQQIAKQHSLPHWCLDQTALVDWLTQQLQLQSRHSMTPVMNLSGTVLHTNLGRSQLSEAAITAVTDVMRYPVPLEFDMGAGKRGHRDSRISELVHELTGAQACCVVNNNAAAVLLMLAAVAPGKEVIVSRGELVEIGGAFRIPDIMAQAGCKLVEVGCTNRTHLKDYAAAITDNTAAIMKVHTSNYHISGFTAAVSEAELAGLCQARGVALISDLGSGALTDLARFGLDSEPMPQQMLNGGVDLVSFSGDKLLGGPQAGLVVGQQALIDKLQSHPLKRALRCDKMTLAALEATLLAYRNPETLDNELPMLRKLARPVPELNAVGEWLLAQCRALHQYFSITLTPCETQVGSGSQPHVLLPSVALCFSPKEDNSGPGVRALEQCFKAATVSVIGRISANRLWLDLRGCDDDAALGRVIATLDAALSRGEISL; from the coding sequence ATGACTCAAGCTATCAATACCCAACAGGCGCTGTACCGTGCCCTACCGGCTATGGACACGCTGTTGCTGATACCTCAAGTGATTGGCCTTAGCCGTCAATATGGCGCGGCATTTGTGAAGAACACACTGACCGGGCTACTAAATCAAGCCCGGCAGCAGATTGCCAAGCAGCATTCATTACCACACTGGTGCCTTGACCAAACCGCGTTGGTTGACTGGTTAACGCAGCAACTCCAGCTGCAAAGCCGTCACAGTATGACGCCAGTGATGAACCTATCCGGCACTGTGTTGCACACTAACTTAGGCCGCAGTCAGCTCAGTGAAGCGGCGATTACGGCAGTAACCGATGTGATGCGTTATCCGGTGCCGCTGGAATTTGATATGGGCGCCGGTAAACGGGGCCACAGAGACAGTCGCATCAGTGAGCTGGTGCATGAGCTCACTGGTGCGCAGGCTTGCTGTGTGGTGAATAACAATGCTGCCGCGGTACTGTTAATGCTGGCGGCTGTGGCACCGGGCAAAGAGGTGATTGTCTCCCGGGGGGAGCTGGTGGAAATTGGCGGCGCTTTTCGTATTCCGGACATTATGGCGCAGGCCGGTTGCAAGCTGGTTGAAGTGGGCTGCACCAATCGCACTCACCTTAAGGACTATGCTGCCGCCATTACCGACAATACCGCCGCGATTATGAAGGTGCACACCAGTAACTACCATATCAGTGGCTTTACCGCTGCGGTCAGTGAGGCTGAGCTGGCGGGGTTATGCCAAGCGCGGGGGGTGGCACTGATATCGGATTTAGGCAGTGGCGCATTAACGGATTTAGCCCGCTTTGGGCTGGACAGTGAACCGATGCCGCAACAGATGCTCAACGGCGGGGTGGATTTGGTCAGTTTTTCAGGGGATAAGCTGCTGGGCGGGCCACAAGCTGGTTTAGTGGTTGGGCAACAAGCGCTAATCGACAAGCTGCAATCCCATCCGCTTAAGCGGGCGCTGCGCTGTGACAAGATGACCCTGGCGGCACTGGAAGCCACTTTACTGGCTTACCGTAACCCAGAAACATTAGACAATGAACTGCCGATGCTGCGCAAATTAGCGCGGCCAGTGCCGGAGCTTAATGCCGTAGGCGAGTGGTTATTGGCGCAATGTCGCGCGCTACATCAGTACTTTTCTATCACGCTAACCCCGTGTGAGACTCAGGTGGGCAGCGGCTCACAACCCCATGTGCTGTTACCGTCAGTGGCGCTGTGTTTCAGCCCTAAAGAGGATAATAGCGGCCCGGGTGTGAGAGCTCTGGAGCAATGTTTTAAAGCGGCAACAGTATCTGTGATCGGCCGGATATCGGCCAACCGTTTGTGGTTGGATTTGCGCGGCTGTGATGATGATGCTGCGCTGGGACGAGTTATCGCCACACTGGATGCGGCCCTGAGCCGGGGAGAGATTAGCCTGTGA
- the fdxH gene encoding formate dehydrogenase subunit beta, which yields MSARDIIMRSGTSELTPAAQARHAVAPVAKLFDATKCTGCKGCQVACSEWNDLRAPVGTFQGSYQNPMELSSECWTLMQFHEVMDDDKFSWNFTHTACMHCGDPSCLKACSTAGAIIKRADGTVDFDADKCIGCGYCVTACPFDVPKLSPVDHKAYKCTMCADRLAAGMEPSCVKTCVTGALKFGTKEDMLFTAQQRIKQLHAEGHTKAGIYDPAGVNGTGMIMILKDITKPEEYGLPKDPQVSTPNTLKQDWIKPLGAAGILGLAAVAVIHRIAVGRNVVEEEESSSDKADKE from the coding sequence ATGTCAGCAAGAGACATTATCATGCGCTCAGGCACCTCTGAGCTGACCCCAGCCGCCCAGGCTCGCCACGCAGTGGCACCTGTGGCCAAGCTGTTTGACGCTACCAAATGTACCGGCTGTAAAGGCTGTCAGGTAGCCTGCAGTGAGTGGAACGACCTGCGTGCCCCTGTGGGCACCTTCCAGGGCAGTTACCAAAACCCAATGGAGCTGTCATCTGAGTGTTGGACTCTGATGCAGTTCCATGAAGTGATGGATGACGACAAGTTCAGCTGGAACTTCACCCACACAGCTTGTATGCACTGTGGTGACCCATCTTGTCTGAAGGCTTGTTCTACTGCCGGCGCCATTATCAAGCGTGCTGACGGTACCGTGGACTTTGATGCCGACAAGTGTATTGGCTGTGGTTACTGTGTCACTGCTTGTCCATTTGACGTACCAAAACTGTCCCCTGTAGACCACAAGGCGTATAAGTGCACCATGTGTGCCGACCGTCTGGCTGCGGGCATGGAGCCTTCCTGCGTGAAGACTTGTGTGACTGGTGCACTGAAGTTCGGTACCAAGGAAGACATGCTGTTTACTGCGCAGCAGCGGATTAAACAGCTGCATGCTGAAGGCCATACCAAAGCAGGTATCTATGATCCTGCAGGTGTAAACGGTACTGGCATGATCATGATTCTGAAGGATATCACTAAGCCTGAAGAATACGGTCTGCCAAAAGACCCACAGGTCAGCACACCTAATACCCTGAAACAGGACTGGATTAAGCCTCTGGGCGCCGCCGGTATTCTGGGTCTGGCTGCTGTTGCTGTGATCCACCGCATTGCTGTGGGCCGCAACGTTGTGGAAGAGGAAGAGTCCTCTTCTGACAAAGCAGATAAGGAGTAA
- a CDS encoding formate dehydrogenase subunit gamma, translating to MEKQQMITRHKLAGRLCHWFIVATGLFTFLTGFSFLYQSFQWLGFISGTPQLARVLHPFVGLAMCVALMLMLSRYYGHNKWIKGDFKWLLSVKEVLLQNEDKIPPAGHYNAGQKMLFRMFVVCGLGLIISGFIMWQPYFAPHFSAATVQWAVMCHAVFALIMALGLIVHVWMAAWIEGSITGMLYGKVSRAWLHKHHPLALKEIDENSQETH from the coding sequence ATGGAAAAACAGCAAATGATTACCCGTCACAAGTTGGCCGGTCGTCTGTGTCACTGGTTTATTGTGGCTACCGGCCTGTTCACTTTCTTGACCGGTTTCTCCTTCCTGTATCAGTCATTCCAGTGGCTGGGGTTCATTTCCGGTACCCCACAACTGGCCCGTGTGCTGCACCCATTTGTGGGTCTGGCCATGTGTGTTGCGCTGATGCTGATGCTGTCCCGTTACTATGGCCACAATAAGTGGATCAAAGGTGACTTTAAGTGGCTGCTGAGCGTGAAGGAAGTATTGCTGCAAAATGAGGACAAAATTCCTCCTGCCGGTCATTACAATGCCGGTCAGAAGATGTTGTTCCGTATGTTTGTGGTATGTGGTCTGGGCTTGATCATCTCTGGCTTTATCATGTGGCAGCCTTACTTTGCGCCTCACTTTAGCGCGGCGACCGTGCAGTGGGCCGTAATGTGTCACGCAGTATTTGCCCTGATTATGGCCTTAGGTCTGATCGTGCATGTTTGGATGGCAGCTTGGATTGAAGGCTCTATCACCGGCATGCTCTATGGCAAAGTTAGCCGTGCATGGTTGCATAAGCACCATCCACTGGCGTTGAAAGAAATCGACGAAAACTCTCAGGAAACTCATTGA
- the fdhE gene encoding formate dehydrogenase accessory protein FdhE, translating into MTEASSQAGQLNPPSLAIVSVIAADPAKLYRRRAQRIAAVKQDSQIADYLLMLEQLVLTQADIAANGEFGPVPEYTPGEEMPFSLAHFGEDRCWQGVLLELIAGLQPRVSTEVADVLSRLGREDGAQLQQWAAALRNGKFSAVPGEYSLFIWAALSLYWSHWAPMVIPSLKVELMAHKELCPVCGSHPVASVVVDKPRKGLRYLHCSMCESQWHLVRANCTRCHEDDGIYLWAEQEKDAAVRIESCDHCKGYTKMMFTDLHPDLDAPVDDLLTLHYDQYLAEQGFKPTTVNPFLLVHEDAE; encoded by the coding sequence ATGACTGAAGCAAGCTCCCAAGCTGGGCAACTGAATCCGCCTAGCCTGGCTATCGTGTCGGTAATCGCAGCCGATCCGGCTAAACTGTACCGCCGCCGCGCACAGCGTATTGCTGCGGTGAAGCAGGACAGTCAGATCGCTGACTACCTGCTGATGCTGGAGCAATTGGTACTGACCCAAGCAGATATCGCTGCCAACGGGGAGTTCGGCCCTGTGCCTGAATATACCCCAGGTGAAGAAATGCCTTTCTCACTGGCGCACTTTGGGGAAGACAGATGCTGGCAGGGAGTCTTGCTTGAGTTGATCGCAGGTCTTCAGCCTCGGGTGTCTACCGAGGTCGCCGATGTGCTGAGCCGCCTTGGCCGTGAAGATGGCGCCCAGCTGCAACAGTGGGCCGCTGCGCTGCGCAATGGGAAGTTCTCTGCCGTACCTGGCGAATACAGCCTGTTTATTTGGGCTGCACTGTCGCTGTACTGGTCCCATTGGGCACCTATGGTGATCCCTTCTTTGAAGGTAGAGCTGATGGCCCATAAGGAACTCTGCCCAGTTTGTGGCAGTCACCCTGTGGCCAGTGTGGTGGTGGATAAGCCGCGTAAAGGTCTGCGTTATCTGCATTGCAGCATGTGTGAGAGTCAGTGGCATTTAGTCCGGGCTAATTGCACTCGCTGCCATGAAGACGATGGGATTTACCTCTGGGCTGAGCAGGAGAAAGATGCTGCAGTGCGTATCGAAAGCTGCGATCACTGTAAAGGCTATACCAAGATGATGTTTACTGATCTGCACCCGGATCTGGACGCGCCAGTGGATGATTTACTGACACTGCATTACGACCAGTATCTGGCGGAGCAGGGCTTTAAACCCACTACGGTTAACCCTTTCCTGCTGGTACATGAGGATGCTGAGTAA
- the fdnG gene encoding formate dehydrogenase-N subunit alpha, which produces MNRRQFFKLCAGGAATSAMAALGMMPGIAFAAPREFKLIRAKETRNNCCYCSVGCGLLMYSRGDMSKNVEHALFHIEGDADHPVSRGALCPKGAGLLDFVNSPDRLKYPECRAPGATEWTRISWQDAFKRIARLMKDDRDQNMITVNEDGTTVNRWMTTGLLAASAQSNENGFLTQKFSRGLGMVAVDTQARIUHAPTVASLAPSFGRGAMTNHWIDIKNADVIVVMGGNAAENHPVGFGWVTEAKQHNNAKLVVVDPRFNRSAAVADYYARLRSGSDIAFFLGLIRYLIDTKQVNYEYVKTFTNASFIVREGFGYKDGLFTGYDPETKSYDTESWFYELDANGYAKVDETLSHPRCVWNLLKQHVDRYTIDEVVNITGTPKAQYEKVCGIIGETHANNKVATFLYALGWTQHSKGAQNIRSMAMVQLLLGNIGVLGGGVNALRGHSNIQGITDMGLLAQNLPGYLKLPNDKDVDLRAHLKHNTPAALRPGQTNYWSNYPKFFVSLMKSFWGANATAANDFGYNWMPKWDEQYDILRYFQMMKDGKVNGYFIQGFNVLASLPNKAKTLDALSKLKFMVVLDPLAVETATFWRNKKLFNEVDSANIKTEVFRLPTGCFAEEEGTIVNSGRWMQWHYKGAAAPEEAMSDGEIWSGILHELKALYAKEGGVLPEAVEAIDWNYVDPHNPRADELAKELNGKDLITGKQLSSFAQLKADGTTSSGCWIYTGSWTEAGNMMARRDNSDPSGKGITPNWSFAWPLNRRILYNRASADINGQPWDKDRTLMQWKHGKWTGIDVPDFNAKLDPVASAKTGFLMNPEGTGRLFCTRLMKDGPFPEHYEPFETPIGTNPMHPEVVQNPAARIFADDAAQIGDFKEFPYVGTTYHLTEHFNNWTTHARLNAIAQPQHFIEMDEQLAAEKGIKNGDWVKVSSKRSYIVTKAMVTKRMQPVMVNGKQVHTIGIPLHANYEGLTREAYEINALTPVVGDANSQTPEYKAFLVNIEKAEGL; this is translated from the coding sequence ATGAACAGACGACAGTTTTTTAAACTGTGCGCAGGCGGGGCAGCAACCTCGGCTATGGCTGCGCTGGGTATGATGCCCGGCATAGCCTTTGCCGCGCCTCGCGAATTTAAATTGATACGGGCCAAAGAAACCCGTAACAACTGCTGCTACTGCTCCGTAGGCTGTGGCCTGCTGATGTATAGCCGTGGCGACATGAGCAAAAACGTGGAACATGCACTGTTCCATATCGAAGGTGATGCTGATCATCCAGTAAGCCGTGGTGCCCTGTGTCCAAAAGGTGCCGGTCTGTTGGATTTTGTTAACAGCCCAGACCGTCTGAAGTACCCAGAGTGTCGTGCTCCTGGTGCTACTGAGTGGACTCGCATCAGCTGGCAGGACGCATTCAAGCGTATCGCCCGTTTGATGAAAGATGACCGTGATCAAAACATGATCACCGTTAATGAAGATGGCACTACAGTAAACCGCTGGATGACCACAGGTTTGCTGGCTGCATCTGCCCAGAGTAACGAAAACGGATTCCTGACCCAGAAGTTCTCCCGTGGTCTAGGAATGGTAGCCGTCGATACCCAGGCCCGCATCTGACACGCACCAACGGTAGCAAGTCTTGCTCCATCATTTGGTCGCGGCGCGATGACAAACCACTGGATCGACATTAAGAACGCTGATGTGATTGTGGTTATGGGCGGTAATGCCGCTGAAAACCACCCAGTAGGTTTCGGTTGGGTTACTGAAGCAAAACAGCATAACAACGCCAAACTGGTTGTGGTTGATCCACGTTTCAACCGTAGTGCTGCTGTGGCTGATTACTATGCCCGTTTACGTTCCGGCTCTGATATTGCCTTTTTCCTGGGATTGATCCGTTATCTGATCGATACCAAGCAGGTGAACTATGAGTATGTGAAGACCTTTACCAATGCTAGCTTTATCGTTCGCGAAGGCTTTGGTTATAAAGATGGTCTGTTCACCGGCTATGATCCTGAAACTAAGAGCTATGACACTGAGTCTTGGTTCTATGAGCTGGATGCAAACGGTTATGCCAAGGTTGATGAAACCTTAAGCCACCCACGTTGTGTATGGAACTTGCTGAAACAGCACGTTGACCGTTACACCATTGATGAAGTGGTTAACATTACCGGTACGCCGAAAGCCCAGTACGAAAAAGTCTGTGGCATCATCGGTGAAACCCATGCCAACAACAAGGTTGCAACCTTCCTGTACGCTCTGGGTTGGACTCAGCACTCTAAAGGTGCTCAGAACATCCGCTCTATGGCAATGGTACAGTTGCTGCTGGGTAACATTGGTGTGTTGGGTGGCGGTGTTAACGCTCTGCGTGGTCACTCTAACATTCAGGGTATTACCGATATGGGTCTGTTGGCGCAGAACCTGCCAGGTTACCTGAAGCTGCCAAATGATAAAGACGTTGATCTGCGTGCTCACTTGAAGCACAACACCCCAGCTGCACTGCGTCCGGGACAGACCAATTACTGGAGTAACTATCCTAAGTTCTTCGTGTCTTTGATGAAATCATTCTGGGGTGCAAACGCTACCGCAGCCAATGACTTCGGCTATAACTGGATGCCTAAATGGGATGAGCAGTATGACATACTGCGTTATTTCCAGATGATGAAAGACGGCAAGGTTAATGGCTATTTTATTCAGGGCTTTAACGTTTTGGCTTCACTGCCAAACAAAGCCAAGACTCTGGATGCACTGTCTAAGCTGAAATTCATGGTCGTGCTGGATCCGCTGGCTGTAGAAACTGCAACTTTCTGGCGCAATAAGAAGCTGTTCAACGAAGTTGATTCTGCCAATATCAAGACCGAAGTGTTCCGTCTGCCTACTGGCTGTTTTGCCGAAGAAGAAGGCACTATCGTGAACTCTGGCCGTTGGATGCAGTGGCACTATAAGGGTGCTGCAGCGCCTGAGGAAGCCATGAGTGATGGTGAAATCTGGTCCGGTATTCTGCATGAGCTTAAAGCCCTGTATGCCAAAGAAGGTGGTGTACTGCCAGAAGCGGTTGAAGCAATTGACTGGAACTATGTTGATCCGCACAACCCACGTGCTGATGAACTGGCTAAAGAACTGAACGGTAAAGATCTGATCACTGGTAAGCAGCTGTCCAGTTTTGCCCAGCTGAAAGCTGACGGTACTACATCAAGTGGTTGCTGGATCTACACAGGCTCTTGGACTGAAGCCGGTAACATGATGGCTCGCCGTGATAACTCAGATCCATCTGGTAAGGGTATTACCCCTAACTGGTCATTTGCATGGCCGCTGAACCGCCGGATTCTGTATAACCGTGCTTCTGCCGATATCAATGGTCAGCCATGGGATAAAGACCGCACCCTGATGCAGTGGAAACACGGCAAGTGGACCGGTATCGACGTGCCTGACTTCAATGCCAAGTTGGATCCGGTTGCCAGTGCTAAGACAGGTTTCCTGATGAACCCTGAAGGTACCGGTCGCCTGTTCTGTACCCGTCTGATGAAAGATGGTCCATTCCCAGAGCATTATGAACCGTTTGAAACGCCAATCGGTACTAACCCAATGCACCCGGAAGTGGTACAGAACCCAGCAGCCCGTATTTTTGCTGATGACGCTGCCCAGATCGGTGATTTTAAAGAATTCCCATATGTGGGAACCACTTATCACCTGACTGAGCACTTCAACAACTGGACTACCCATGCGCGTCTGAACGCCATTGCTCAGCCTCAGCACTTCATCGAAATGGATGAACAGCTGGCTGCTGAAAAAGGCATTAAGAACGGTGACTGGGTCAAGGTAAGCTCAAAACGTAGCTATATCGTGACCAAAGCCATGGTAACCAAGCGGATGCAGCCTGTCATGGTGAATGGCAAGCAGGTACATACCATTGGTATTCCACTGCACGCCAACTATGAAGGTCTGACCCGGGAAGCGTATGAGATTAATGCTCTGACGCCAGTTGTGGGCGATGCCAACAGCCAGACTCCTGAGTACAAGGCATTTTTGGTTAACATTGAAAAAGCAGAGGGGCTGTAA